A segment of the Lycium ferocissimum isolate CSIRO_LF1 chromosome 10, AGI_CSIRO_Lferr_CH_V1, whole genome shotgun sequence genome:
CTAGGCCTgcttgcgcgcacctcgactaagagcctgtttggatgggcttaaaaaaaacagcttataagctgaaaacagcttataagcccaaaaaaaataagttggtatagtccaacttattttttttggcttataagttgttttcagcttataagctgctttagataagttaagccaaacaaactcaattaaatttttgggcttattttaagcacaaaatggctttaagctggccagccaaacactcaaaaaagctgaaaacagcttttaggcaacttataagccaatccaaacgggctctaattCCATGGGAGATTTGCTCCCTCCCATCAACACAGGTGGCAGGTAACTCTGTCGACCAAGGCTCACCTAGTTTTTTTTGTCTCGGCTAAGATTTGAAACTGATACCTCAGGGAATTCatcccacttcattgaccactaggccatgGGCATCAACACCAGGAATTATAATCTCAGAGATTGCGGCATAGGTGCTGGAATCGCACAACAAAAAACCCAGTAGCAGCttacattttaaaaattctCCCACCTATCACAATGTGGGAACTTTGGAGATCAAGATGCAACTCTAGATATGaggaagaaaagccttctaccaTCAGATCTATATCTTTAATTTCCTTCAACATCTGCCAGTTgaccaagaaaacattttcaaagcTTGAAATTCCTGATAACTGGGACAACCTTCTCAAGCTCATGGAATCTATACTAGTTGATACTACTACTGTTCCCGTCAAATGGCTTAAACCACCTCTTCTTTTTGTCAAGATGAATTCAGATGGGTCTTGTATAGGTAGCTCAAGTGGAGGAGGCGGAGTGGTTGGAGACTCCATGGACAATTGTATAATGGGCTTTCATCCTTCCACTTGGAAATGGTACCAGCAACACTGCTGAGGCAAATGCTTTCCTTTTTGACCTCAAGTGGTGCATCGACAATGGACACAATCTCATTGTTGCGGAGACTGATTCATTACTCCTCCGGAACTGCATAGATGACAATTGGACCACTCCTTGGAGGATAAAGGAAACAATTGAAGAAATTGGAAAGCTTGTTCTAAGACATGGGGTAATTATTAAGCATTGTTTTAGAGAAGCCAAAAAAGTGGCAGATAAGCTTGCTTCCATGAGTCATACTGCTGAGGTTACTAGAGTTTCTACTCATCCAAACTCTATCCCAAGACAAATTAGGAGCTCTTGAACATAGATAGATGGCAATTTCCTTCTTTTAGAGTCAAAAAAAGGAAGCCGGGGATGATTTTATTTTAACCACCTTGAAGTGCTTCTCTGTTGCCGCTGATGTGCATACTTTTTGCTCAAAAATCTTGTACAAATCTCTCCAAGAAGGCAAGGTCTAGTCCTCCTCCTTCAAATGTAATCGTCTTTAAGTGGCAATGAAATAGGGACAGTTCTTATGGGGAAAAaaattgaccactaggccacacccttgggtgcaaaTTTTGTAGAACTTTTCTGGAACTTCCCTTTTGCTCTTTTGGTTGCTGAAGTTGATGAACAATCTGCTTGTAAGTtccttttattgatcaatacGAAGCTTGTTTGTTATAGCTTCTCATGCAAGTTATAATTTGCTATCTGACTGAAATGTATTGTTCTATAGTGAAatgtaaatattatattatCTGGATTCTGCTCTGTTGTGTAATTTCCATTTTACTCTTTTTTCCCCCTCTTGACTGCTCTTCCTTACTGATGATACTTCTATCTCATTAGGATGTTATCATGTATACGGCTGATGACCAAAATATACATTCTGTTGATGAGGTATGCTCCCTCTTCTTTTAGTAAAAATAGAACCTctttgagcccgtttggattggcttataagtggtcaaaccagcttataagctgttttttggttttttaggTGTTTGGCaaagtagcttataagctaaaaaagtgcttaaaataagcccaaaaaaaataagttgggcatAAGCTGTTTtttggtcaaaccagcttataagccactTTTTTTAAGATAAGCCAAACGGACTCTTTGTGTGTTCTCCAATTTACTCCAAAATCCTTTTATATTGTCACTGttccatttttttgttttttttctgttttgctTTTTTCTGGATAAAGATACATCGTCCTCCTGATATTGTACAGATACATGGTACCTTTAACTGACTATACACATACTTGTCAAATCCAGACACAAGCTCTAATTTTGTCATCTTCTACTAATGAAAGCCTTACTGCTTTGAGAAAATAATAGATTGGCACTGAAAAAAGATATTTATAATCTTATTCTTTAACCACTTCCACATGGATCAATGGATCAACCAACTTCAGAGAAGAGAAGCAACTGGTTCAACTCGTGGTTGTATGGAGTTTATTGAAGTGTGACAAAATAAATAGACAAATAATTGAACTTAAAGAAACTCTGGTTAGTCTGTGATGCCAATGAAACCAATAGAAGGTGCTCTTGCTCAGAAAAACCTaaaggtgtgtttggtatgaaggaaaatgtttccccggaaaataagtgggtttcttacttattatAAGCAGAAAATATTGTTCTAAAAGCATTTTTATATAATCTAGGCAAATACTATTGAGGTTGCCATGGGGGCTAGGGGTATGGGGGTGGTGGGGATGGGACTTGGGcttggggtggggtgggtatTACAAAAGTAGTGTGGAATGTCACTTGTGGAATATGTTTTCCTGACTtccattagggaagtcattttcctcatttttaaggaacttgttttcctagagaaaatgttttccacaaATTTTGACCgcccaaacatgagaaaattggaaaacattttctgatttttcctccataccaaaaaCACACCCTAAGATCATCTAATGCTTTGTTTAAGCGTTGTCAACAAATTAGCTGGCGTGGGAAACAACTTCAGAGTGCTGAATGATCATTTCCTTAGATAAAGTGGACATTTTATTTTAGCATAATTAGTGTAGATTAATTTTCTCAGATGAGTCATCTGAATGTATCTCTCATCAATTTTAGGAATTTTTGTCTTCTTATGTCCTGCCGGTATTTGGATTCATTTTTCCTTCgagagccgagggtctatcggaaacagcctctctaccccacaaaggtaggggcaAGGGATAATATTtgcgtacatcttaccctcccgagaccccacttgtgggattacactggacatgttgttgttgtttgccTGTTTCCTTGCTTCCTATCTCTTTTCTCTAATTCACTAATTCTTCCATACAGATTACTGAAGGGGAGCGAATTACGCTTACTTTATGGTTCAGCCGTGACGCTTCTTATGATGAAGACCCTAAAGTCATCTCATCTCTCTCACCAGCTTTATCGGGTGTTGTAGATAGCAAGTTGCGTTCATATTTACCTTTGCCGGGGTCCATCAATATGTACTGGTTTCCACCAGACGAAGCTTCAAGTTTCTTATCCGGATTTGATATACGCTGCGGAAGATTGCATGTTGTTGGATTCGATATCTATCCATTTCAGGAGACTTGCGATTTATCAGCATCGGATTCATCTTACAACTTACTGGAGTTACTATCAGAACCACTACTTTTAGCACGAGAAAGCCAGTTGTTTGAGACCCAATTTCTTAATATAATGCATGCACTTCAGGTACCTTCCTTTAATCTTATCCTTGAAAAGATTAGTATAGCAAGCATCCTACTGAACATTGCATCAGTTATTTGATCTTGATAGGGGTGGCAAAATTAGCCCATGAAAACGTGACCCACTCAACACCCGTCCATTTGTTAGCTCAACCCGTTTTAGCCCAActgcccatttgacacccctaatcTTGTTAGAGAGGGTATTTTAAGTTGAAGTTTCCAAGTTTAAACCGGATGTCACAACCAGAATACCGAATGCCCTCCTGTGTTATCTTAGCATACTGTTTTACATATTAAAACAGAAGAAAAAAGTCGTCGATCTTTTGAATTGTATATTCTAGTATTTGATTAATTGGTAGGTTGATTTCATATGCAACTTCTTTGTGTAGCAGATGGTGCAGTTCTATCTCTGGAAGTTCTCCAATTTAAAGACAAAGGTCGAAGAAACGACTCCACAAGTAATTCCGACTTCCCAGAAACAAAAAACTGAAATAGATCGTCTAAAATCTGTGTTTCTGAAGGATATTCAACTCGGGGAACGTTTCTTTGGCCATTCAAGACCCATCAAAGACAAGGTGTATGAATTTGACTGGGTTACTTTTTCAGCTGCAGTTCCTGAATGGGAATGTTATGTTTTCAAGTTACAGAGGGAACTGCTTTTGCATTTACCTCATTGGAGAACTAATCAATCCATCTTTTGTGTTCCATTGGGAGATCTTGAGGATTGAATCTGgattttgtatatattgttaCCAGAGacggatccaggatttgaagtttatgagtttcTAAAACGATTTTAAGTTACATATAATAATAACTGAGATCACCGTCAAACATTTATAAGTGGACTTCTTACGGTCTTAACAAAAGTTACTAGATTCACGTGAATCATTCTGATTGTTTCATAGAGATGCTTTGATTTATCCATGTGGGCATGGACATGATAACTAACTTCTTGTCTTGGTGAAATTTATTTAGCTTTGCAATTCTGtggaaaaaatttatgtgtgagATGTGTCATGTCATAATTGTGTGAGGGTGTCAATTAATTGACAAGTGCACAGTGAGTCTcacatttttgcccttttcactAGTCACCTCTCCTTTTCTCTTCACCTGCCACGCTACCACTTCTTCCATTCGAagccccccaccccccccccccccaactaaCTTACACCATCATGCCTTACTAATCTGCATTTGGTTAAGCTTGAcaattgcattttttttttctccaaatttgtTTACACAACCATCTGattgaagaaattgaataaCGCGACAAGGCACAGTGAAATGGTTAGCAATGCCATGAGATTAGAATTTCAGGAATGTAGCTAATGTCATTTAAAATGGTGGTTAatgataagaataaaaataaaatattaaatgttAATCGTTAAATATAAGTTATATCTAAATAAGAACTAATCTCCATCAAAGTAACCTTCTGGTCAATTTGTTAACACGGTGCACTGAAATATCATTGTGTGGTCAAACATCTCTTTAATTACCATTCGTTATGACAACATTTCACTATTAACGGCCTGATTTTTTCCGGAattgatttttcatgttatattttatttctatataacaacattctacctATAAGAGCAATGTCATTCAATATATCAATTATATCGCTACACTCTTTTTAAAATTACCTATCTATAACAGTtatactcaaatattgtgtaataatattttgtaagaaatatattatgtataaaataaaatattaaaatatttatgctAAGCTCTTAAATAACCTTAAAGGGAATACTGTGAATTCCATTTTGCTTTTGAATAAAATTCTTCGTCAATTCAATTGctatattatcactaagagactgaaatttacgaaacaacctacaattgtagaattgttacgtcaaacttgaaatatttaaattcttaAGTAATTTTAAATGCAAATGCTCCTtcgattttaattatttatcgGGATGGacaactagttatggatttattGGTAATTTCTTAtagtctttttaatttttaattaatgagatatGAAATCAATTGTGGTTTTAAAATTACAAGAATATTATTTCGTTTATAACaggaaaataattatttcagcATTTTTATTTGTAACAACTAAATGAGATGTAAATATCAAATGtcagtatacatacataacaacaccTCACTATAGCAGCCATAGAATTTTCGGACAAACACTGCCTTTATAAAGAAGTTTGAGTACTAATTGCATCAAATGGAGTAGATAAATTAATATAtgcatgaaataaataaaatattggcGAAAAAAAACCCATGACCAGGTAGAAAAGTGAAAAAACCATGAGAGAAGTTTTGCTGTGGCTGGAGAAAGcaattcttaaaaaataatcaacctCACATGCCAAGTCATACGTGTGTCTCATCCagcataaaacttttccaattcTGTGTGTTATCTACTGGTCAATCTTATAACTACCAAATGTGTACTGTGGTTAATTTACAACTTTGTGCTAGACAACCCCAAATTTCCAAAGTATATTTTtcggtaagaaaaaaaaaacattgcgGTATTCAATTTTAATCACAAGAAAAATGCTACTCCCTCAATCCCAATTTAAGTgctttacttttctttttattgtgtCCCAAAAAGAGGATACGTATTCTCTCTATACGTAGTAAgttttccaatttcaattctgtcccaatttaagtggcttaattttctttttagtctgtcccaaaaagagtgtaTCTCTATACGTAGtaagttttccaatttccacatTCTACATGAacaagtttaagaccacaagattagaAAGTTTCTTAAACTCTTTacccagtcaaactaagacacttaaattgagacggtaggagtagtatttttctTGTGATTAAAATTGAATACCGCactgttttttttcttcttttcaaaggaggtttttattttataaactagcATGTTTATATTGTGGGGAGGAAATAACTCTGTTCATTTCTGAGGTACAATAAAAactagggaaaagggtcaaaaatgcccctttACTTtagaaaaagggttaaaaatatcctccgaactaatttttggtgaaaaataccccttccgtcattaaagttttctaatatacccctgtcttaacggaaatcTGCAACATaatccgattttatttttaaacccgctctaTTTAAAACCgacccaactacataaaaaacgCATATGCGGCCAACTTGTTCTCAAGTCCTACATTTGGAGCCACTAGGCACAAGAGCGGGCAACCCATATGTGTTTTTTATTCAGTTGGGTCAGTTTTAAATGGAGctggtttaaaaatgaaatcgggttatattgcggatttccgttaagacatgggtatatttgaaaactttaatgactggaggggtatttttaacccaaaattaGTTCGaaagatatttttagccctttttccaaagtaaagggacatttttgacccttttccctaaaaactATTTCCTATATTGATCAATGAAACCACATCTAAGCAAACCAATAGCTTGTTTGGTTGCCAAACTTATCCAAGGACTGAAGAAACTTATCCTTTCACCTACTgcctcttttttaaaaaaataataatttttcttaCCTAGTCTTTTAAATTACCAATAGAAAATATCTGAAAAAAGGCAGTCTTTTAAATTACCAATAGAAAATATCTGAAAAAAGGCAGTTTGTGATAAAGTTGAATATAGTATTTTTATTGAATTGTAGTCTTCTTCCAAGTTGAGCCGTCCATCCAATCATCTGGGGACTTTGTGTGTTTGACCAATGCCATAGATTTTTTGAGGAAATGttaaactgaaaaataattcaaaatgaGTTTTTCGTTAGAAAGGCCTATTGGCCTGCTtgtattcatgtataaaataaaatgacaagTATGAATTGATAGTAAGAGTTATTCTAACCTCTTATGTTGATTTTATCGCATGATTTAAACTAATAATTACATATTGCGACGTCATTGTTTCTGAAAAGTTGAATAAGGAACGTGCTGGCTGAGAAGCACACAATATCGCACTACTAGAAATAGAAGTTTTTTTCATCGTAAATTAgtggaaatttattttctaaatatgaTTTTCCAACCTCATTTCCATCAAACCAGCTCACTGGAAACAAAGCATGGTGagaaacaagttttttttttttctttttcatgtgaaATTGAACACTGCTATTCTGTATTTTCTCACTGATTTATGTGAAAATAGTCACTGAATATTTTTTAATGGGAAAATAATGTTATTCTAGTAGTGTTATGTAGCTTAGTGGAGTTTGGATATAATCGTACAGGGATAGGCAGTTGTTTTACACCTTTGGAGGTTTCCACGTAAAAGTTTGCATGttcatattaattttatttcGTATTTATGTGCAACAATTAAGCAGAA
Coding sequences within it:
- the LOC132032890 gene encoding uncharacterized protein LOC132032890 isoform X5, with the protein product MADSKHPRLILHNFLSLDLCKELEFIHKSCGTVGYRPNVFSTTLSHLIATNCAHLIMPIIPIRAGVEEQASVGTVMTIDLTLNNGILRYEADFKGGIFHFKDGEPADIVPVAGDVIMYTADDQNIHSVDEITEGERITLTLWFSRDASYDEDPKVISSLSPALSGVVDSKLRSYLPLPGSINMYWFPPDEASSFLSGFDIRCGRLHVVGFDIYPFQETCDLSASDSSYNLLELLSEPLLLARESQLFETQFLNIMHALQQMVQFYLWKFSNLKTKVEETTPQVIPTSQKQKTEIDRLKSVFLKDIQLGERFFGHSRPIKDKVYEFDWVTFSAAVPEWECYVFKLQRELLLHLPHWRTNQSIFCVPLGDLED
- the LOC132032890 gene encoding uncharacterized protein LOC132032890 isoform X3 — translated: MTKELEFIHKSCGTVGYRPNVFSTTLSHLIATNCAHLIMPIIPIRERLREKAEEYFGCQYELFVEFTGLISWCRGASIGWHSDDNRPYLKQRDFAAVCYLNSYEADFKGGIFHFKDGEPADIVPVAGDVIMYTADDQNIHSVDEITEGERITLTLWFSRDASYDEDPKVISSLSPALSGVVDSKLRSYLPLPGSINMYWFPPDEASSFLSGFDIRCGRLHVVGFDIYPFQETCDLSASDSSYNLLELLSEPLLLARESQLFETQFLNIMHALQQMVQFYLWKFSNLKTKVEETTPQVIPTSQKQKTEIDRLKSVFLKDIQLGERFFGHSRPIKDKVYEFDWVTFSAAVPEWECYVFKLQRELLLHLPHWRTNQSIFCVPLGDLED
- the LOC132032890 gene encoding uncharacterized protein LOC132032890 isoform X2 is translated as MADSKHPRLILHNFLSLDLCKELEFIHKSCGTVGYRPNVFSTTLSHLIATNCAHLIMPIIPIRERLREKAEEYFGCQYELFVEFTGLISWCRGASIGWHSDDNRPYLKQRDFAAVCYLNSYEADFKGGIFHFKDGEPADIVPVAGDVIMYTADDQNIHSVDEITEGERITLTLWFSRDASYDEDPKVISSLSPALSGVVDSKLRSYLPLPGSINMYWFPPDEASSFLSGFDIRCGRLHVVGFDIYPFQETCDLSASDSSYNLLELLSEPLLLARESQLFETQFLNIMHALQMVQFYLWKFSNLKTKVEETTPQVIPTSQKQKTEIDRLKSVFLKDIQLGERFFGHSRPIKDKVYEFDWVTFSAAVPEWECYVFKLQRELLLHLPHWRTNQSIFCVPLGDLED
- the LOC132032890 gene encoding uncharacterized protein LOC132032890 isoform X4, encoding MELEFIHKSCGTVGYRPNVFSTTLSHLIATNCAHLIMPIIPIRERLREKAEEYFGCQYELFVEFTGLISWCRGASIGWHSDDNRPYLKQRDFAAVCYLNSYEADFKGGIFHFKDGEPADIVPVAGDVIMYTADDQNIHSVDEITEGERITLTLWFSRDASYDEDPKVISSLSPALSGVVDSKLRSYLPLPGSINMYWFPPDEASSFLSGFDIRCGRLHVVGFDIYPFQETCDLSASDSSYNLLELLSEPLLLARESQLFETQFLNIMHALQQMVQFYLWKFSNLKTKVEETTPQVIPTSQKQKTEIDRLKSVFLKDIQLGERFFGHSRPIKDKVYEFDWVTFSAAVPEWECYVFKLQRELLLHLPHWRTNQSIFCVPLGDLED
- the LOC132032890 gene encoding uncharacterized protein LOC132032890 isoform X1 gives rise to the protein MADSKHPRLILHNFLSLDLCKELEFIHKSCGTVGYRPNVFSTTLSHLIATNCAHLIMPIIPIRERLREKAEEYFGCQYELFVEFTGLISWCRGASIGWHSDDNRPYLKQRDFAAVCYLNSYEADFKGGIFHFKDGEPADIVPVAGDVIMYTADDQNIHSVDEITEGERITLTLWFSRDASYDEDPKVISSLSPALSGVVDSKLRSYLPLPGSINMYWFPPDEASSFLSGFDIRCGRLHVVGFDIYPFQETCDLSASDSSYNLLELLSEPLLLARESQLFETQFLNIMHALQQMVQFYLWKFSNLKTKVEETTPQVIPTSQKQKTEIDRLKSVFLKDIQLGERFFGHSRPIKDKVYEFDWVTFSAAVPEWECYVFKLQRELLLHLPHWRTNQSIFCVPLGDLED